attggaaaacttCATTTAAAAGGTCAAGTTTTCTATCAGGGAAACAAATAGTCACAGAGCAGCAAATGTACCCATGGTTATCACAAAAATCACCTGAATATAATTGTTTGGCAACTGGTCAAACTACCAAATTTGCAGCAAACAAAAACTCATTTTTAAATACCTTAAAGAACAATCTTAATGGCAAGGGGATAGTAATGACAATTGCTGATGCCCATATAGACTATTGTATAAGACTTATTCATTTGTTAAGATACCTTAAAAACACACttccaattcaaatcatcTACACCAGCAATGACTTATCAGCTGAATCCAAATCCCAGCTTCACCAAGCAAGTGTATCAGATTTTGACGGGTTACCACAGCAAAACATAACTTTAGTTAATGTCACACCAGCCATAAAACCACAGTATTTGCATAAATTTAATGAGTTTGGGAATAAAATTTTGGCCATCTTGTTTAATacatttgaagaaatgaTTTTCATTGATGCTGATGcaattttgattgaaaacCCAGAAAAGTTTTTCCAATTAaccaaatataaaaattctGGAGCACTATTCTTTAGAGATCGAAACACATCCGAATATCGACCAGATCATGACATAGAAATGTTCTTAAAACTAATGAACAGTCAATATGATGAAATAATATTTGGGTTACTCCAAATTACCGAAAAAACCATGTCTATCCCTTTATTTGATAGGAAAATAAGTCATGTTATGGAAAGTGGATTAGTGTTGCTCAATAGGAAAGTCCATTTTTCTCAACCACTTATCATGGCaaatatgaatttttttgaacCAATACGTGAAAGAGTTTATGGTGATAAGGAAATGTTTTggttatcattatcaattattggtgatgaaaattatcaatttaataGTCATCCAGCAGCAGCTATTGGTCAATTAACAACTTATCAAGAAAGAGTAAAAACATTTGAAAACCCACCGTCATCCTTTAAATCCCAAGAAATATGTGCCAATCATCCTGCTCATATAagtgatgaagataatCATACATTACTTTGGTTCAATTCGggatttcaattttgtaatCAATTGGAGAAAGTGAATTATGAAGATGAGTTTTCTCACAAAGAAAGATATTCTCAGTTTGACACGATCGATAAATTTAAAACGTTTTGGCAAAGTTCTTTGGTTATTGAAAGTGCAATTATCCCACCGGAAAACACAAATAGTAATGGAGGGGATGGCTACGAACCTTCTGTTTCTTGGAAACATATGGAACCATATTGTGCAGGGTATACGTGGTGTGCATACAGTTCAATAGGAAATGGAGATCAGGCCAATGATAGAGGGTTAGTAATTAATTATTCACCAGAGGAAATAGAACATTTTAAAAAGCTTGGGGAGATATGGATGAGGGgatataattatttatagAGCTAACAggaaaaactaaaaaatgTTCAGAGTGTACATTTATAGAGACGCAATACAATTTATGTATTTGAGAGTAGGGCACCTCTAATTTGATATTAGTTTGTTAGGGCACTCGGTATACATGAAATAAGTCTGTAGTGAGACCGCTCAATTCACCAATGACAGAATTCACTATGCCATTGTTTGCACTGCAACATTAGGTACAACTCTTTCAAGTGTACTGAGCCAGTAAGTTTCAAAAGTAGGATCATATCATTGTCGGCATATTTCCGAAAGAAATTAGAGGGGTTTGAGGGGGTATATATTTTACGGTATTTCCGAGTATATCACAACCATTAAATAAGAGTGCACATGGTAGCATTACATTTCCGTTATTTCTCTCTCTAACATACTTTAATACGAGGGGGCGGGGGGCGAAGAGTTAAGGAAATCTAATTAAATCGAATATACGAATTTAGTTTGAACATTCCAACAATAAAGATTTCATAACAGAAGATGGTATACCCCAGACAAAATTCAGTTACGAGCTTCTATACAATGGATGAACAGCCTTATTGTTccccatttttttttttcacagATCTTCTAATGAATTCTACAAACCTTCGCCGGGGTGTATAAATACCCAGCAATCTACCGATAATAAAAGACCCTATTTCCCTATTAcccaaattttattaaaagcCAAGTTAACAAAACATACAAAACAATGTCTTCATCTGCATCAATTACATCCGATA
The sequence above is a segment of the Candida albicans SC5314 chromosome 3, complete sequence genome. Coding sequences within it:
- the MNN14 gene encoding Mnn14p (Predicted alpha-1,3-mannosyltransferase activity with a role in protein glycosylation; Hap43-repressed; Spider biofilm induced); protein product: MGLLSIPYQSKSKLWIAIFLVVWSLISMHFIWQSQANSGLILKNELSSTSSIPHEFEMLIDTNYPKFKPTSGHSGSQTYSNLFKNQDRNAAIFTILKNFDLEQRCQLYFKNVKNDKLIVDPDHDFKFDRFDYLNWDEYRDESIKRLKGDNDEFVATSSDLDTIKKNFDKAKSRIASDLQLLHDYFSHIKIYNQCYIDRNTSFIKKQHELIDGLNWKTSFKRSSFLSGKQIVTEQQMYPWLSQKSPEYNCLATGQTTKFAANKNSFLNTLKNNLNGKGIVMTIADAHIDYCIRLIHLLRYLKNTLPIQIIYTSNDLSAESKSQLHQASVSDFDGLPQQNITLVNVTPAIKPQYLHKFNEFGNKILAILFNTFEEMIFIDADAILIENPEKFFQLTKYKNSGALFFRDRNTSEYRPDHDIEMFLKLMNSQYDEIIFGLLQITEKTMSIPLFDRKISHVMESGLVLLNRKVHFSQPLIMANMNFFEPIRERVYGDKEMFWLSLSIIGDENYQFNSHPAAAIGQLTTYQERVKTFENPPSSFKSQEICANHPAHISDEDNHTLLWFNSGFQFCNQLEKVNYEDEFSHKERYSQFDTIDKFKTFWQSSLVIESAIIPPENTNSNGGDGYEPSVSWKHMEPYCAGYTWCAYSSIGNGDQANDRGLVINYSPEEIEHFKKLGEIWMRGYNYL